The following nucleotide sequence is from Streptomyces brevispora.
GAGGGCGGTCTCAAGAACCACGTCCAGGAGCTGCTCCAGCTGGTGGGGCTCAGCCCCGAGCACTACAACCGCTACCCGCACGAGTTCTCCGGCGGACAGCGCCAGCGCATCGGCATCGCCCGCGCGCTCGCCCTGCGCCCGAAGCTCGTCGTGGCCGACGAACCGGTCTCCGCGTTGGACGTGTCGATCCAGGCACAGGTGGTCAACCTGCTCGACGACCTCCAGGACGAGCTCGGCCTCACGTACGTGATCATCGCGCACGACCTCTCGGTCATCCGCCATGTCTCGGACCGGATCGCGGTCATGTACCTCGGCAAGATCGTCGAGCTGGCGGACCGCAAGGCGCTGTACTCGACGCCGATGCACCCGTACACCACGGCCCTGATGTCCGCCGTGCCGGTGCCGGACCCCAGGCGGCGCGGGCTGAAGAGCGAGCGCATCCTGCTCAAGGGAGATGTGCCCTCGCCGATCTCGCCGCCCAGTGGCTGCCGGTTCCACACCCGGTGCTGGAAGGCGACGGAGATCTGCAAGACGCAGGAACCGCCGCTGATCGCGCTGAAGACCGGCCACCAGGTCGCCTGCCACCACCCGGAGAACGCACCGGACCAGGTACCGGGGCAGCAGGTGCTCGCCGAGGCCCGGGAAGCGGTCGAGCTGATCGCACCGGCGAAGCCGGAGGCCTCCGCCGAGGAGCCGCCCGAGAGCGGCGCGACGCCCACCGAGGACGGCACCGCAACACCCTCCGAGCCGGCGGAGGACGGCGCGAAGGAGTAGTACCGGCACAATTGCCCGGTGCTCAACGAACTGTTCACGCCCTCCGTCCAGCATGCGCTCGACATCGTCGGGATCTTCGTCTTCGCGATCTCCGGCGCTTTGCTGGCCGTACGCAAGAACTTCGATGTCTTCGGCATCGCGGTGCTCGCCGAGGTCACCGCGCTGGGCGGAGGGCTGTTCCGTGACGTGATCATCGGTGCGGTGCCGCCCGCCGCCTTCACCGATCTCGGGTACTTCACCACCCCGCTGCTCGCCGCCGGGCTGGTCTTCTTCATGCATCCGCACGTCGAGCGGATCCAGGTGGGCGTGAACGTCTTCGACGCGGCCGGGCTCGGGCTCTTCTGCGTCACCGGAACGGTCAAGGCGTACGACTACGGCCTCGGCCTCACCGCGTCGGCGGCGCTCGGGCTGGCCACCGCGGTCGGTGGCGGTGTGCTGCGGGACGTACTCGCCAACGAGGTGCCCTCGCTGCTGCGCTGGGACCGCGACCTGTACGCGGTGCCCGCGATCGTGGGGGCCACGATGATCGTGCTCTGCATCCGCTTCGACGCGCTCAACGCCTTCACCAGCGGGGCCGCGGTGATCACGGCGTTCGTGCTGCGGCTGCTGGCCCTGCGCTACCACTGGCGGGCCCCGCGCGCCTACAACCGGCGCTCGGCGACGGCCGAGGAGGGGTAGTGCGGGTACTCCGCGTCTCACGGCCGGGGGCGGCGCGGGTACCCCGCGTCTCACCGGCCGTGGGTGGCGCGGGTACCCCCCGTCTCACCGACCGGAAAAGCTACCGCTCAGTAATGCAATCGGTGTACGGTGCATTCCATGGCACAGGCAGCAACGCAGGCGGCACAGACCGCGCAGGCGACCATCGGCGACAGCGAGTTCGACCGGGACACCGCCGTCACGCTTCGCGAAGAAGGCGTCTACGACGCCGAGCTCTCCGCCGGCTGGACGATCATCCACGCCGTCAACGGCGGCTACCTGCTCGCGATGCTCGGCCGCGCGCTCGGTGAGGCACTCCCGCACGCGGACCCCTTCTCGGTCTCCGCGCACTACCTCACCGCGTCCGTCCCGGGGCCCGCCGTGATCCGCACCCAGGCCGTCCGGACCGGGCGCACCCTCTCCACCGGCCAGGCCTCCCTCTTCCAGTACGCGGAAGACGGCACCGAGGTCGAGCGCATCCGGGTCCTCGCCACCTACGGCGACCTGGACGCCCTGACCGAGGACATCCGCACATCGGCGAAGCCGCCGGCCATCCCGCCCCGCGAGCACTGCCTGGGCCCGAGCGACGGCCCGGCCCCGATCCCTGGCAGCTCCGCCATCACCGAACGGCTCGACATCAAGCTCGACCCGGCGACGATCGGCTGGGCCGTGGGCCGGCCGTCCGGCAAGGGCGAGATGCGCGGCTGGTTCGGCCTCGCGGACGGCCGCGACGCCGACCCGCTCTCGCTGCTGCTCACCGTCGACGCACTGCCGCCGACCTCGTTCGAACTGGGGCTCAAGGGCTGGACCCCGACCATCGAACTCACCACCCACATCCGCTGCCGCCCGGCCCCCGGACCGCTCCGTGTCTCCATCACCACCCGCAACCTCGCGGGCGGCTTCCTGGAGGAGGACGCGGACGTCTGGGACAGTGCGGACCGGCTGGTCGCCCAGTCCCGCCAGCTCGCCAGGGCGCCGCGCAGCTGACACCCCGCGGCGGCCGGAACATGCGCGGTCCGGCCGCCGACAGGGCGCGACCGTCGACGCTCGCCCCGCCGGATCGGGCTCCGCCAGGGGGCGGCCTGGGCGCACCTTCCGGGGCGCGCGGGCCCCGGGACGCCATGCGGCCGCCGTACTCCCCGCCGCGGGCTCGTAGAATCGAGCGCACCATGGCTTACCTCGACCACGCCGCGACCACGCCGATGCTTCCGGAAGCGATCGCGGCGATGACCGCCCAGCTCGCTGTCACCGGCAACGCGTCCTCCCTGCACGCCTCCGGGCGCCGGGCCCGCCGTACCGTCGAGGAGTCCAGAGAGACCCTCGCGGACGCCCTCGGCGCGCGCCCCAGCGAGGTGGTCCTCACCTCCGGCGGCACCGAGGCGGACAACCTCGCCGTGAAGGGCCTGTACTGGGCCCGCCGCGACGCCGACCCCCACCGCACCCGCGTACTGGCCAGTCCGGTCGAGCACCACGCGGTGCTGGACGCGGTGGACTGGCTCGCCGAGCACGAGGGCGCGACGGTCGAGTACCTCCCCGTCGACCGGTACGGGCGCGTCCACCCGGAGGTGCTGCGCGAGGCGCTGGACCGTAACCCCGACGACGTCGCGATGATCACCGTGATGTGGGCCAACAACGAGATCGGCACCATCATGCCGGTCCATGAACTGGCCTCCATCGCCCGCGAGTTCGACGTGCCCATGCATGCGGACGCGGTGCAGGCCTTCGGGCAGCTGGAAGTCGACTTCGCCCGCTCCGGACTGGCCGCGATGACGGTCAGCGCACACAAGATCGGCGGCCCGTTCGGCATCGGCGCGCTGCTGCTCGGCCGCGAGTACACCCCTGTGCCCGTGCTGCACGGTGGCGGTCAGGAGCGCCATGTCCGCTCCGGCACCCTCGACGTGCCCGGCGTCGCGGCGTTCGCCGTCGCGGGACGGCTCGCCGCCGACGGTCGGGACGAGTTCGCCCGGGAGATCGGCGGCCTCCGGGACCAGCTGACCGCGGCCGTGCTGGCGGAGGTCCCGGACGCGCTCCTCGGCGGCGACCCGGCCCCCGGCGGGCGGCTCCCGGCCAACGCGCACTTCACGTTCCCCGGCTGCGAGGGCGACTCCCTCCTGCTGCTGCTGGACGCCCAGGGCATCGAGTGCTCCACCGGTTCCGCCTGCACGGCCGGGATCGCCCAGCCCAGTCACGTCCTGCTCGCCACCGGGACCGATCCGGACCTGGCGCGCGGCACCCTGCGTTTCTCGCTCGGCCACACCACGACCAAGCAGGACATCGACGAGGTGGCCCGGGCGATCGGCCCGGCGGTCGAACGCGCGCGGACGGCGGGGCTCAGCTGAATCCGAGCCCGGCCGGCGATCGAGAACACCTTCCGAACCGGTCCGGCGATCGAGGTCATGTTCCGAGCCGGGCCGGCGACCGAGGAGACTTTCCGAACCGGTCCGGCGATCGAGGCCATGCTCCGAGCCGGGCCGGCCATTGAGGTCATGTTCCGAGCCGGTCCGACGATCGGGAACGGGCCGGCGCCGTCACCGGGCGCGCTCCGCCGCCCGGACCAGCTTCATGTAGCGGTCCCAGTCCCAGTGCTTCCCCGGGTCCGTGTGATCGGCGCCCGGCACCTCCACGTGCCCGATGATGTGATCGCGGTCCACCGGTATCCCGTACCGCCCGCATATCGCCGCGGTCAGCCGGGCGGACGCCCCGTACATCGCCGCCGTGAAGTCCTGCGGGCGGTCCACGAAGCCCTCGTGCTCGATGCCGACGCTGCGTTCGTTGTACGAGCGGTTCCCCGCGTGGAAGGCCACGTCCAGCTCGCGGATCATCTGCGCCACATGACCGTCCCTGCGCACCACGTAGTGTGCCGCCGCCCCGTGTCCCGGGTCCTGGAAGACCTTGACGGCGCTCCGGAAACTGCCCTGGGTGACATGGATGACGACCCGGTCGATGCCGAAGTCGTCGGGGCGGTCCGCCCGCCGCCAGTTCGCCGGGGACGCCGCCGTCCACTTGGCCCGCGCGTAGTCCACCTCGCCCGGCGTGCGGGACTTCTCCACGCCGGGCAGCCG
It contains:
- a CDS encoding ABC transporter ATP-binding protein; translated protein: MLEKDVTIPEQAASSPEPLLRVEGLVKHFPIRKGVFGRQSAAVKAVDGIDFEVYPGETLGVVGESGCGKSTMGRLITRLIEPSGGKVEFDGRDITHLSMGKMRPMRRDIQMIFQDPYSSLNPRHTIGTIVSAPFRLQNVEPEGGLKNHVQELLQLVGLSPEHYNRYPHEFSGGQRQRIGIARALALRPKLVVADEPVSALDVSIQAQVVNLLDDLQDELGLTYVIIAHDLSVIRHVSDRIAVMYLGKIVELADRKALYSTPMHPYTTALMSAVPVPDPRRRGLKSERILLKGDVPSPISPPSGCRFHTRCWKATEICKTQEPPLIALKTGHQVACHHPENAPDQVPGQQVLAEAREAVELIAPAKPEASAEEPPESGATPTEDGTATPSEPAEDGAKE
- a CDS encoding trimeric intracellular cation channel family protein: MLNELFTPSVQHALDIVGIFVFAISGALLAVRKNFDVFGIAVLAEVTALGGGLFRDVIIGAVPPAAFTDLGYFTTPLLAAGLVFFMHPHVERIQVGVNVFDAAGLGLFCVTGTVKAYDYGLGLTASAALGLATAVGGGVLRDVLANEVPSLLRWDRDLYAVPAIVGATMIVLCIRFDALNAFTSGAAVITAFVLRLLALRYHWRAPRAYNRRSATAEEG
- a CDS encoding thioesterase family protein yields the protein MAQAATQAAQTAQATIGDSEFDRDTAVTLREEGVYDAELSAGWTIIHAVNGGYLLAMLGRALGEALPHADPFSVSAHYLTASVPGPAVIRTQAVRTGRTLSTGQASLFQYAEDGTEVERIRVLATYGDLDALTEDIRTSAKPPAIPPREHCLGPSDGPAPIPGSSAITERLDIKLDPATIGWAVGRPSGKGEMRGWFGLADGRDADPLSLLLTVDALPPTSFELGLKGWTPTIELTTHIRCRPAPGPLRVSITTRNLAGGFLEEDADVWDSADRLVAQSRQLARAPRS
- a CDS encoding cysteine desulfurase family protein gives rise to the protein MAYLDHAATTPMLPEAIAAMTAQLAVTGNASSLHASGRRARRTVEESRETLADALGARPSEVVLTSGGTEADNLAVKGLYWARRDADPHRTRVLASPVEHHAVLDAVDWLAEHEGATVEYLPVDRYGRVHPEVLREALDRNPDDVAMITVMWANNEIGTIMPVHELASIAREFDVPMHADAVQAFGQLEVDFARSGLAAMTVSAHKIGGPFGIGALLLGREYTPVPVLHGGGQERHVRSGTLDVPGVAAFAVAGRLAADGRDEFAREIGGLRDQLTAAVLAEVPDALLGGDPAPGGRLPANAHFTFPGCEGDSLLLLLDAQGIECSTGSACTAGIAQPSHVLLATGTDPDLARGTLRFSLGHTTTKQDIDEVARAIGPAVERARTAGLS
- a CDS encoding N-acetylmuramoyl-L-alanine amidase, which produces MGTKGTAGAKGSAGATGSGISRRSVLIGGAVTAVGAAALARDRLERAWWRLPGVEKSRTPGEVDYARAKWTAASPANWRRADRPDDFGIDRVVIHVTQGSFRSAVKVFQDPGHGAAAHYVVRRDGHVAQMIRELDVAFHAGNRSYNERSVGIEHEGFVDRPQDFTAAMYGASARLTAAICGRYGIPVDRDHIIGHVEVPGADHTDPGKHWDWDRYMKLVRAAERAR